A genomic region of Coriobacteriaceae bacterium contains the following coding sequences:
- a CDS encoding WYL domain-containing protein, with translation MANNPKSKLKLLYLKRILEEETDAEHGLTMSQIIARLNEYGIPAERKSVYRDFKTLREFGLDIQSFQRSPVEYALIRDTLTLPELMLLADAVESCKSLTRRQSVALVTSLKSLASNRERLMLDRNIHVSGRIISKNDSVFGNIDLIHEAMRTHRQVRFLYYRYDLEGERKTTNDGKKHEVTPVDITCWDGFYYLTAWSEERDSMCEFRIDRMGKLRVSRKQAVKNDEIAHYACDEDGYESFDRSGGDLVTVQLLVDADKIEVMLDRFGDAAELHEYDANTAMATVRIRVSEPFFGWLAGLGGTVRIAGPARLKEEYRTFLQARMED, from the coding sequence ATGGCGAACAACCCCAAGTCCAAGCTGAAGCTGCTCTACCTCAAGCGCATCCTCGAGGAGGAAACCGATGCTGAGCATGGCCTTACGATGTCCCAGATCATCGCGCGTCTGAACGAGTATGGCATCCCGGCAGAGCGCAAGAGCGTCTATCGTGACTTCAAGACCTTGAGGGAGTTCGGCTTGGATATCCAGTCCTTCCAGAGGTCCCCAGTCGAGTACGCCTTGATTCGGGATACCCTTACGCTTCCGGAGCTAATGCTTCTCGCCGATGCCGTGGAGTCGTGCAAATCTCTCACGCGCCGGCAGAGCGTCGCCCTCGTCACGAGCCTCAAATCGCTTGCAAGCAATCGCGAGCGTCTTATGCTCGACAGGAACATACATGTCTCCGGACGCATCATATCGAAGAACGACAGCGTGTTCGGCAACATCGATCTGATTCACGAGGCCATGCGTACGCACAGGCAAGTCAGGTTCTTGTACTACCGCTACGACCTCGAGGGCGAGCGCAAGACCACGAACGATGGAAAGAAGCACGAGGTAACGCCAGTTGATATCACCTGCTGGGATGGCTTCTACTATTTGACTGCCTGGAGTGAAGAGCGCGATTCGATGTGCGAGTTTCGCATTGACCGTATGGGCAAGCTGCGGGTTTCCAGGAAGCAAGCGGTGAAGAATGACGAGATAGCGCATTATGCTTGCGATGAAGATGGGTACGAGTCATTCGACCGCTCCGGGGGAGACCTCGTCACGGTGCAACTCCTGGTCGATGCCGACAAGATCGAGGTTATGCTCGATCGTTTCGGAGATGCAGCCGAGCTTCACGAATACGACGCGAATACCGCGATGGCAACGGTGAGGATTCGCGTATCGGAACCGTTCTTTGGTTGGCTCGCCGGCCTCGGTGGCACGGTGAGAATCGCAGGCCCGGCACGGCTCAAAGAGGAGTACCGCACCTTCCTTCAGGCGCGCATGGAGGATTAG
- the aldA gene encoding aldehyde dehydrogenase gives MKEVQLFINGEFLDNGDREMRDNVNPATEEVISRFPMATEADVEAAVDAAYEAQKSWEKVPAIERANYLMELVELLKENQELLARTTSEEMGKPLAQAMDEAGWLPAYVQYMAAQARHLKGQIIPSDRPNENIFLYKMPIGVAGQIMPWNFPLFLIGRKVAPALIAGCTVVLKASSDCPNGAYEFAKIVEKSSLPKGVINVITGSGSLTGNALASNPKISIVTITGSTEVGKKIMKAAADNVTKVSLELGGKAPVIVMNDCKLDETVDYVVASRVINTGQVCNAAERVYVQEGIAEEFTKKVIEKMKTLTYGPALAGTFDMGSMVNKAQQEHVDEMVQSAIAEGATVACGGHKAQVDGKGWFYEPTVITGCTHDMRIMRDEIFGPVLPITTFKTLDEAIEMANDSVYGLTSSIYTTDYDTVMRAMNEIKFGETYVNREHFEAFQGFHQGVRQSGIGGEDGELGVEEYLETHVCYVDWDTERNKA, from the coding sequence ATGAAAGAAGTCCAGCTTTTCATCAACGGCGAGTTCCTCGACAACGGCGATCGCGAGATGCGCGATAACGTCAATCCGGCAACCGAGGAGGTAATCTCGCGTTTCCCCATGGCCACCGAGGCCGACGTAGAGGCGGCTGTCGATGCCGCCTATGAGGCGCAGAAGTCGTGGGAGAAGGTTCCCGCCATCGAGCGCGCCAACTACCTGATGGAGCTCGTAGAGCTGCTCAAGGAAAACCAGGAGCTCCTGGCCCGCACCACGTCCGAGGAGATGGGCAAGCCGCTCGCGCAGGCCATGGACGAGGCCGGCTGGCTGCCCGCCTACGTGCAGTACATGGCTGCCCAGGCACGTCACCTCAAAGGCCAGATCATCCCGTCGGACCGCCCCAACGAGAACATCTTCCTCTACAAGATGCCCATCGGCGTAGCCGGCCAGATTATGCCGTGGAACTTCCCGCTGTTCCTCATCGGCCGCAAGGTCGCCCCGGCGCTCATCGCCGGCTGCACCGTCGTGCTCAAGGCATCATCGGATTGCCCCAACGGCGCATACGAGTTCGCCAAGATCGTCGAGAAGTCGTCCCTTCCCAAGGGTGTCATCAACGTCATCACCGGATCGGGCTCGCTCACGGGCAACGCGCTTGCCTCCAATCCCAAGATCTCCATCGTCACCATCACCGGTTCGACGGAGGTCGGCAAGAAGATTATGAAGGCCGCTGCCGATAACGTCACCAAGGTCTCGCTCGAGCTGGGCGGCAAGGCGCCGGTCATCGTCATGAACGACTGCAAGCTCGACGAGACGGTCGATTACGTCGTCGCCTCGCGCGTCATCAACACCGGCCAGGTGTGCAATGCCGCCGAGCGCGTTTACGTGCAGGAGGGCATCGCCGAGGAGTTCACGAAGAAGGTCATCGAGAAGATGAAGACCCTGACCTACGGCCCGGCGCTCGCCGGCACCTTCGACATGGGCTCCATGGTCAACAAGGCCCAGCAGGAGCATGTCGACGAGATGGTGCAGTCCGCCATCGCCGAAGGCGCCACGGTCGCCTGCGGCGGTCACAAGGCCCAGGTCGATGGCAAGGGCTGGTTCTACGAGCCCACCGTCATCACCGGCTGCACGCATGACATGCGCATCATGCGCGACGAGATCTTCGGGCCCGTGCTGCCCATCACCACGTTCAAGACGCTTGACGAGGCCATTGAGATGGCCAACGACAGTGTCTACGGTCTGACGAGCTCCATCTACACGACCGACTACGATACGGTCATGCGCGCCATGAACGAGATCAAGTTCGGCGAGACCTACGTCAACCGCGAGCACTTCGAGGCGTTCCAGGGCTTCCACCAGGGCGTGCGCCAGTCGGGCATCGGTGGCGAGGACGGCGAGCTGGGCGTCGAGGAGTACCTCGAGACGCACGTGTGCTACGTCGACTGGGATACCGAGCGCAACAAGGCGTAA
- the pelF gene encoding GT4 family glycosyltransferase PelF translates to MRVCLICEGSYPYIPGGVSSWVQMLCTQFSDVEFVIWSIATSREEMSEYAYKIPENVKEIRTIYLGDTTFAKSGSKVRLSKAERAVLKQLVSGSTNEIDWVGVLDLAKRHHKHMSDLLMSESFYEICKEEYYRQNSKKVFLQFLWNFRGIYFPFMYLLSQDIPRADIYHSVSAGYGGILGSCASYINKAPFLLSEHGIYTREREEDIIRSNWVAGEFKELWIDFFKKLSYIAYQQASVVTTLFGTNRSLQIELKCPPEKITIIPNGVNAEDYACCRSEKHDGPFVIGTVLRVVPIKDVKTMLLAFDIVKHAVPDARLEIMGNTAEDPSYYQECLDLLEELGTDDVEFLGQVNIREHLPEVDLLLLSSISEGQPLAILEGLAAEKPFVATNVGDCKALLEGEREDDDFGPAGIIVPIMNSEAMAQAILRLVRNPTMLREMGKAGRKRVETYYSRKGMLEAFRAIYNYLEEDSRGGNRI, encoded by the coding sequence ATGCGCGTATGTTTGATTTGCGAGGGAAGTTATCCCTACATTCCAGGAGGCGTCTCCAGTTGGGTTCAGATGCTCTGCACGCAGTTCAGCGACGTGGAGTTCGTGATCTGGTCCATCGCAACTAGCAGGGAGGAGATGTCGGAATACGCATACAAGATCCCCGAGAACGTCAAGGAAATTCGCACGATATATCTTGGCGATACGACGTTTGCGAAAAGCGGCAGCAAGGTGCGATTGAGCAAGGCCGAACGAGCGGTTCTGAAGCAGCTGGTCAGCGGATCAACGAACGAAATAGACTGGGTTGGCGTGCTTGACCTTGCGAAGCGTCACCACAAACACATGAGCGACCTGCTCATGAGCGAGTCCTTCTACGAAATATGCAAGGAAGAGTACTATCGCCAGAATTCCAAGAAGGTGTTCCTCCAGTTCCTGTGGAACTTCCGGGGAATCTACTTTCCATTCATGTACTTGCTGTCTCAGGACATTCCACGTGCGGATATCTACCATTCCGTTTCCGCGGGCTACGGTGGCATTCTGGGAAGTTGCGCATCGTATATCAACAAGGCGCCCTTCCTCCTGTCGGAGCATGGCATTTACACGCGTGAGCGGGAAGAGGACATCATTCGATCGAACTGGGTTGCCGGCGAGTTCAAGGAGCTGTGGATCGACTTCTTCAAGAAGCTTTCCTACATTGCCTATCAGCAGGCAAGCGTGGTCACGACCTTGTTCGGCACCAATCGATCCCTTCAGATAGAGCTCAAGTGCCCACCCGAGAAAATCACCATCATTCCGAATGGGGTGAATGCCGAGGATTACGCATGTTGCCGCAGCGAGAAGCATGACGGTCCCTTCGTGATCGGGACCGTGCTACGTGTCGTGCCCATCAAGGACGTGAAGACCATGCTTCTCGCCTTCGACATCGTGAAGCATGCGGTTCCGGATGCCCGGCTTGAGATCATGGGTAATACGGCTGAAGACCCGTCGTATTACCAGGAATGCCTTGATTTGCTCGAAGAACTCGGGACAGATGACGTCGAGTTTCTTGGCCAGGTCAATATCCGGGAGCATCTGCCCGAGGTGGACCTTCTGCTGCTTTCCAGCATAAGCGAGGGTCAGCCGCTCGCGATACTCGAGGGACTGGCAGCCGAGAAGCCCTTCGTCGCCACGAACGTCGGTGATTGCAAGGCGCTGCTCGAGGGCGAACGCGAAGATGACGACTTCGGTCCTGCGGGAATCATCGTACCCATTATGAATAGCGAGGCCATGGCCCAGGCGATTCTGCGCCTTGTGCGAAACCCGACCATGCTGAGGGAAATGGGAAAGGCCGGGAGAAAGCGTGTCGAGACGTACTACAGCCGCAAGGGGATGCTCGAGGCGTTCCGTGCGATCTATAACTACCTAGAGGAGGATTCCCGTGGCGGGAATAGGATTTGA
- a CDS encoding methylated-DNA--[protein]-cysteine S-methyltransferase produces MFYCSEYESPVGTLTIASDGQAVCGLWLDGQKYHGATIPEKMVPDDDAAGFAELRTWLEAYFAGDPQPISDVPLAPRGSEFQQAVWKRLIAIPHGELTTYGAIASELKRERGKASALAVGGAVGHNPISIIIPCHRVVGSDGSLTGYAGGIERKLWLLKHEGVDTGELYVPKRGTAL; encoded by the coding sequence ATGTTCTATTGCAGCGAATACGAATCGCCTGTGGGTACGCTCACGATTGCGAGTGACGGGCAGGCTGTCTGCGGTCTGTGGCTCGATGGGCAGAAGTACCATGGTGCCACGATTCCCGAGAAGATGGTGCCCGATGATGATGCCGCGGGTTTCGCGGAGCTCCGGACGTGGCTCGAGGCCTACTTCGCGGGCGATCCGCAGCCAATCAGCGACGTGCCGCTGGCTCCCAGGGGAAGCGAGTTTCAGCAAGCCGTGTGGAAGAGGCTCATCGCGATTCCGCATGGCGAACTCACGACATACGGTGCAATCGCGTCCGAACTCAAGCGTGAGCGGGGCAAGGCGTCTGCTCTTGCGGTTGGTGGCGCGGTTGGGCACAATCCCATCTCCATCATCATCCCGTGCCATAGGGTTGTCGGATCGGATGGAAGCCTGACTGGTTACGCAGGTGGCATCGAGCGCAAGCTCTGGCTGCTGAAGCATGAGGGCGTGGACACGGGGGAGCTCTACGTTCCCAAGCGCGGCACGGCGCTGTAG
- a CDS encoding NAD(P)-dependent oxidoreductase, with translation MKIAYIGSNDILAETLVERLVQEGHDVYLVSDKALPKRRSLSRHRFYRTPRKGETFQDLLQSIAPDCVVFAGNHYLDVAPLPSESDADVALLASTLRAAAALSGVKVVLLSSTDVYGDTEKPASEQSPCAPVSERGMRFAREEQLLDLYRQHPNMEATTLRASQLYGDRPTADGKDFLSRSFAAIVLGKGSLGGGSLNRSMLLTLPMPSSAY, from the coding sequence ATGAAGATTGCCTACATAGGATCGAATGACATACTGGCCGAGACGCTCGTAGAGCGTTTGGTGCAAGAGGGACACGACGTATATCTTGTGTCGGACAAGGCCCTTCCCAAGAGGAGAAGCCTGTCGAGGCATCGGTTTTACCGAACCCCGAGAAAGGGCGAGACGTTCCAGGACCTCCTGCAATCCATCGCCCCCGACTGTGTCGTCTTTGCCGGAAATCATTATCTTGACGTGGCCCCTCTTCCCAGTGAATCGGATGCAGACGTTGCGCTCCTCGCTTCGACATTGCGGGCAGCTGCGGCGCTTTCGGGTGTCAAGGTGGTCTTGCTCTCCTCGACGGACGTGTACGGGGATACCGAGAAACCAGCAAGCGAGCAATCACCATGCGCTCCTGTGAGCGAGCGCGGCATGCGGTTTGCTCGCGAGGAGCAGCTCCTCGACCTGTATCGACAGCACCCCAACATGGAAGCGACGACGTTGCGTGCATCGCAACTCTACGGTGATCGCCCAACGGCAGATGGCAAGGACTTCCTGAGTAGGAGTTTCGCCGCGATTGTTCTTGGTAAAGGAAGCCTGGGGGGGGGGTCTCTCAACCGCTCCATGTTGCTGACCTTGCCGATGCCGTCAAGCGCGTACTAG
- a CDS encoding helix-turn-helix transcriptional regulator, producing the protein MEDEKNERMRAARTDCGLSQQELADAVGATRQTIGLIEAGRYNPSLKLCMAICKTLGKTLDELFWKAGE; encoded by the coding sequence TTGGAAGACGAGAAGAACGAGCGCATGCGGGCGGCACGCACCGATTGCGGTCTCTCGCAGCAGGAGCTTGCGGATGCGGTCGGTGCCACTCGCCAGACCATCGGGCTCATCGAGGCCGGTCGCTATAACCCCAGCCTCAAACTCTGCATGGCCATCTGCAAAACGCTCGGTAAGACGCTGGATGAACTGTTCTGGAAAGCGGGGGAATGA
- a CDS encoding MerR family transcriptional regulator, giving the protein MTEDNTYTTGELADACGTTVRTVQYYDQKGLLAPSGYSEGGRRMYADDDAERLRFILMLKTLGLKLSQIRGILESPNRGAILETLLEERASQLEEEIAQSTAMLDSIKIMQSDLELCGHITMTSQAAMDTRMNDERARKRQWITMIIVGICMDTAWIGTLVYGIVSGIWWPFPVALAFVIAAGLWQVFHYGAHATYLCPACKAEFRPRMGAFIISGHTPRTRKLTCPCCGIKDWCVERYHAEPLEIAPGTCVPGTCTCEGGDLR; this is encoded by the coding sequence ATGACCGAAGACAACACCTACACGACCGGAGAGTTGGCCGATGCGTGCGGAACCACCGTGCGCACCGTGCAGTACTACGACCAGAAGGGTCTGCTCGCCCCTTCGGGATATTCCGAGGGCGGCAGGCGCATGTACGCCGATGACGACGCGGAGCGCCTGCGCTTCATCCTCATGCTGAAGACGCTTGGACTCAAGCTCTCGCAGATCAGGGGAATCCTCGAGAGCCCGAACCGCGGGGCGATTCTCGAGACGCTCCTCGAGGAGCGCGCATCGCAACTCGAGGAGGAGATCGCGCAGAGCACGGCGATGCTCGACAGCATCAAAATCATGCAATCCGACCTCGAGCTTTGCGGCCACATCACCATGACATCGCAAGCGGCCATGGATACAAGGATGAACGACGAAAGAGCACGGAAGCGTCAGTGGATCACCATGATCATCGTGGGCATCTGCATGGACACCGCATGGATCGGCACGCTGGTATACGGCATCGTATCCGGCATCTGGTGGCCATTCCCGGTTGCCTTGGCGTTCGTCATCGCGGCAGGACTATGGCAGGTCTTTCACTACGGCGCCCATGCGACCTATCTCTGCCCTGCCTGCAAGGCGGAGTTTCGCCCACGCATGGGCGCATTCATCATATCCGGACACACGCCGCGCACCCGCAAGCTCACGTGCCCCTGCTGCGGCATCAAGGACTGGTGCGTCGAGCGCTACCACGCAGAGCCGCTTGAAATCGCACCGGGAACTTGCGTGCCCGGCACCTGCACCTGCGAAGGCGGTGATCTGCGATGA
- a CDS encoding DUF2194 domain-containing protein, producing the protein MQIKRFIYIILVVAVLGGIFLIYGIYENYASSARVQNSAGSDRTYIGQVKIPEERTFKVGIIGTASDASSSRVYATVRQLCKSLHFTIVEPEIASLGAQPTPSTDLDVLIICDSHIGRYNSGHALEAFVAQGGHVIFAAGISDEDADRDLYPMLGIQSVGETRNYHTLVFEDALLPVQPSQAHYAESSGSRRIAVSDEASVYLQSQEDAVPLLYVNDWQEGRACLINGGFLEDIRYAGLLTGCIGAMLSDFIYPVLGVKAVFIDDFPMHTASYDELCKRAYGYSANGFVEEVIWPAFQGISLRTNTPYTTSARVMASSAEDMRGVDEELLSNIDKWVLKFNGELAWGSDCLEAGDVVLDQTLIAQFTELFPQYTIQSLTLGTDAYAPQMLDIPKAEIKTVRGVLGDEKLQFVHDGEICVFPAATRGNVMEDGNLLAICSVIGAYGMVSHVFDADTLITEDGVSPAWDADKSQIGLFESDVLSKAPWLEGRTLSQTSDDVKSYLNLDYGWERQGNQISLDCGAAVVGQAFFYRCEKRIASAQGLTYQDAGNGYYLLRMQDSHGVITLEEG; encoded by the coding sequence GTGCAAATCAAGCGCTTCATCTACATCATCTTGGTGGTAGCCGTCCTCGGCGGCATCTTCCTGATTTACGGCATATACGAAAACTACGCCTCGAGTGCCAGGGTGCAAAACAGCGCTGGATCTGACCGAACGTATATCGGGCAGGTCAAGATACCAGAAGAGCGCACGTTCAAAGTGGGGATTATCGGCACTGCATCAGATGCTTCCTCCAGCCGCGTGTACGCTACCGTGAGGCAGCTCTGCAAGAGCCTCCACTTCACCATAGTCGAGCCCGAAATAGCGAGCCTGGGGGCACAGCCAACTCCATCTACTGATCTGGATGTCTTGATCATCTGCGACAGTCATATAGGCCGCTATAACAGCGGTCATGCCCTGGAAGCGTTCGTGGCTCAAGGCGGGCACGTGATTTTCGCGGCGGGAATCAGCGACGAGGACGCGGACAGGGACTTATATCCGATGCTGGGCATCCAAAGCGTCGGCGAAACGAGGAACTACCACACGCTCGTCTTCGAGGATGCACTCCTTCCCGTTCAGCCATCGCAAGCGCATTACGCCGAGAGCAGCGGCTCCCGTCGCATAGCCGTGAGCGACGAAGCGTCCGTGTACCTCCAAAGTCAGGAGGACGCGGTTCCGCTCCTTTATGTCAACGATTGGCAAGAAGGCCGTGCGTGCCTGATTAACGGAGGCTTTTTGGAAGACATCCGCTACGCGGGACTCCTCACGGGATGCATCGGGGCGATGCTCTCCGATTTCATATATCCGGTGTTGGGCGTCAAGGCGGTCTTCATCGACGACTTCCCCATGCACACCGCTTCGTATGACGAGCTTTGCAAGAGGGCGTATGGCTATTCTGCCAACGGGTTCGTGGAAGAGGTGATTTGGCCGGCCTTCCAGGGGATCTCCCTTCGCACGAACACCCCTTACACGACAAGCGCGCGTGTCATGGCCTCCTCGGCAGAAGACATGCGCGGGGTTGACGAAGAGCTACTTTCGAACATCGATAAGTGGGTTCTGAAGTTCAACGGAGAGTTGGCATGGGGCTCAGATTGTCTCGAGGCCGGGGATGTGGTCCTTGACCAAACCCTCATCGCGCAATTCACGGAGCTCTTCCCGCAATACACGATCCAGAGCCTGACTTTGGGAACGGACGCGTACGCTCCGCAGATGCTCGATATACCCAAAGCGGAGATCAAGACCGTGCGAGGCGTTCTGGGAGACGAGAAGCTCCAGTTTGTCCACGATGGCGAAATCTGCGTATTCCCTGCCGCCACCAGGGGAAACGTTATGGAGGATGGCAATCTCCTTGCCATCTGCTCGGTAATTGGTGCCTACGGCATGGTATCCCACGTGTTCGATGCAGACACGTTGATTACGGAGGATGGCGTAAGTCCGGCTTGGGATGCGGACAAGAGCCAAATTGGCCTTTTCGAGTCGGACGTCTTGAGCAAGGCCCCGTGGCTTGAGGGGAGGACCCTATCCCAGACCAGCGATGACGTGAAGAGCTACTTGAACTTGGACTACGGCTGGGAACGACAGGGTAATCAGATATCGCTCGACTGCGGTGCCGCGGTTGTGGGACAAGCCTTCTTCTACCGTTGCGAAAAACGCATCGCAAGTGCGCAGGGGCTGACATATCAGGATGCCGGAAACGGGTACTACCTGCTGCGCATGCAAGACAGTCACGGAGTCATAACGCTGGAGGAGGGATAA
- the pelG gene encoding exopolysaccharide Pel transporter PelG: protein MAGIGFELNKIYGRKTLAANIWGTIYATMTTVGPAVISAVLMLALVLMLEQTGLTMLESRFFIATSTYAFVIATLVSVLYATPVSRYISDCIFLNKESDICPSAFGVLTLSTVVSGVIMLVPCTLMYFSLGDISLTYLVNYYFLGVLVTDGFSMMTYASALKHYRALTFSFLFGMVLGLLCYFTCDSLLGISKITSACLALTCCYFVVLFALVFQCVKTFGLPRGRCFAFLAYFRKYPMLTLAGFAYTLGLYTPTIIYWSFSPMGEWVSIFHSFGVYDIALFMAIVANMPSLVIFVVKVETSFYEKYTGYVSALNNGTHEMIQKERSVMVRTLRHQLFFVYEIQLIITIVVICLATVFFPYLNSSQQILQYFVILSLGVYTVFCMYFTIVVFYYFSDYKGACISAVTFLIITAIGAATAVFLNDFYPFPLLISGLCGWIVSYVLLRRRMENLDSFLMC, encoded by the coding sequence GTGGCGGGAATAGGATTTGAGCTCAACAAGATATATGGCAGAAAGACGCTGGCTGCCAATATATGGGGCACTATCTACGCAACCATGACTACGGTGGGCCCTGCGGTCATCTCTGCGGTGCTCATGCTGGCGCTCGTCCTCATGCTCGAGCAGACGGGGCTTACGATGCTCGAGAGCAGGTTCTTCATCGCGACGTCAACCTATGCGTTCGTCATCGCAACGCTCGTGTCGGTGCTCTATGCCACGCCTGTCTCGCGATATATCTCGGACTGCATCTTTCTCAACAAGGAATCTGACATATGCCCGTCGGCCTTTGGCGTGTTGACGCTATCCACCGTGGTGTCCGGCGTCATAATGCTCGTACCCTGTACGTTGATGTATTTCTCGCTCGGCGACATCTCCCTGACCTATCTGGTGAACTACTATTTCCTGGGCGTCCTGGTCACAGACGGGTTCAGCATGATGACCTATGCTTCCGCGCTGAAGCACTATAGGGCGCTGACCTTCAGCTTCCTCTTTGGCATGGTGCTGGGCCTGCTATGTTACTTCACTTGCGATAGCCTGCTGGGAATCAGCAAGATCACGTCTGCTTGCCTTGCCCTGACCTGCTGCTATTTTGTCGTCCTGTTTGCTCTCGTGTTTCAGTGCGTGAAGACGTTTGGGCTGCCTCGGGGAAGGTGCTTCGCCTTCCTGGCCTACTTTCGCAAATATCCCATGCTCACCCTTGCCGGATTTGCGTACACGTTGGGACTCTACACTCCCACCATCATCTACTGGTCCTTTTCGCCAATGGGGGAGTGGGTAAGCATCTTCCATTCGTTTGGCGTCTACGACATCGCGCTTTTCATGGCAATCGTTGCCAACATGCCGTCCCTGGTCATTTTCGTCGTCAAGGTCGAAACGTCGTTCTATGAGAAATACACGGGATACGTGTCTGCCCTGAACAACGGAACGCATGAGATGATTCAAAAAGAGCGCAGCGTCATGGTGAGGACCTTGCGGCATCAGCTCTTCTTCGTATACGAGATCCAGCTCATCATCACCATCGTTGTCATATGCCTGGCTACGGTGTTCTTTCCGTACCTGAATAGCAGTCAGCAGATTCTTCAGTACTTCGTCATACTGAGCCTGGGCGTATACACGGTGTTTTGCATGTACTTCACCATTGTCGTGTTCTATTACTTCTCGGACTACAAAGGCGCCTGCATCAGTGCCGTCACGTTCCTGATCATCACGGCGATTGGCGCCGCCACTGCCGTTTTTCTCAACGACTTCTATCCTTTCCCTCTGCTCATCAGTGGCCTGTGCGGATGGATTGTCTCCTACGTGCTGCTACGTCGACGCATGGAAAACCTCGATAGCTTCCTGATGTGCTAG
- a CDS encoding helix-turn-helix domain-containing protein, translating to MNASEKQRRALYKVFESGDTRFDGQVFVGVSSTGIYCRTVCRAKMPKYENCTFFRTAAEAEAAGFRPCMTCRPELAPGLSLVDARSNFARRAARMLQARCASSMSIESVAAKLGYTGRHLRRAFEAEYGVTPAQYLRTCRLLLAKSLLTDTDLPVSRVAKSSGFGSVRRFNDAFKEHYRLTPSDLRKRREKATVQSGTITVHLSYRPPYRFSELLAFFRDRALAHVELVDDVSYTRTVRLEGHDGNVACGWVRVEDDPAGNQLVVTMSDELVPAVSEVIARVRRMFDTDSDPVVVSQALLPLEEAVPSVRIDGIRVPGCFDTFEIACRAVIGQQVSVRAANKLAGRIVERYGERIETGIEGLDRAWPRVADVRSLANIEDAFGELGLIKTRSRAIDAMATAIDEGELDLDIGAIAEEQMEALLRIRGIGPWSANYIAMRTMSYPDAFLETDAGVAHALPELAPKERLALVEDCRPWRSYAVLALWDSLSG from the coding sequence TTGAACGCTTCGGAAAAGCAGAGAAGGGCACTTTACAAGGTGTTCGAATCCGGCGATACGCGATTTGACGGACAGGTTTTCGTGGGCGTTTCCTCGACGGGAATCTACTGCCGAACGGTATGCAGGGCGAAGATGCCCAAGTACGAGAACTGCACGTTCTTTCGCACGGCGGCGGAAGCCGAGGCAGCTGGCTTCCGCCCCTGCATGACCTGCCGCCCCGAGCTCGCCCCGGGGCTCTCGCTCGTGGATGCCAGGTCAAATTTTGCGAGAAGAGCCGCCCGAATGCTGCAGGCAAGATGCGCGTCTTCGATGAGCATAGAGTCGGTCGCCGCCAAACTCGGCTATACGGGCAGACATCTCAGACGTGCCTTTGAAGCCGAATACGGAGTGACGCCCGCCCAGTACCTTAGGACCTGCAGGCTTCTTTTGGCGAAATCCCTGCTTACCGACACTGACCTTCCCGTTTCGCGCGTGGCGAAATCGTCCGGTTTCGGCAGCGTACGGCGTTTCAACGATGCATTCAAGGAGCACTATCGGCTCACTCCGAGTGATTTGCGTAAGAGGCGCGAGAAGGCAACCGTTCAGTCTGGAACGATCACCGTGCATCTGAGCTATCGGCCACCATATCGCTTCTCGGAGTTGCTCGCGTTTTTCCGGGACCGCGCGCTTGCGCATGTCGAGCTAGTCGATGACGTGTCGTATACCCGTACGGTCCGGCTTGAGGGCCATGACGGAAACGTCGCATGCGGGTGGGTACGGGTCGAGGACGATCCAGCCGGCAACCAACTTGTCGTCACGATGTCCGATGAGCTTGTCCCCGCGGTTTCCGAGGTGATCGCCCGCGTGCGGCGCATGTTCGACACGGACAGCGATCCCGTGGTGGTTTCGCAGGCGCTCTTGCCGCTCGAGGAGGCCGTTCCCAGCGTGCGTATCGACGGAATTCGGGTACCCGGCTGTTTCGATACGTTTGAGATAGCCTGCCGTGCGGTAATCGGACAGCAGGTTAGCGTGAGAGCGGCCAACAAGCTCGCCGGGCGCATCGTCGAGCGCTACGGCGAGAGAATCGAGACGGGAATCGAGGGACTCGACAGGGCATGGCCCCGCGTCGCCGATGTGCGCTCGCTTGCGAATATCGAGGACGCGTTCGGGGAACTCGGCCTGATCAAGACGAGGTCGCGTGCCATCGACGCGATGGCGACGGCCATTGACGAGGGAGAGCTCGATCTGGATATTGGCGCCATTGCAGAGGAGCAGATGGAGGCGCTTCTTCGGATACGGGGAATCGGTCCGTGGTCTGCCAACTACATCGCCATGCGTACCATGAGCTATCCCGACGCGTTTCTCGAGACCGACGCGGGGGTTGCGCACGCACTGCCCGAGCTCGCGCCGAAGGAGCGACTCGCTCTGGTCGAGGATTGCCGTCCGTGGCGCAGCTATGCGGTACTGGCGCTTTGGGACTCCCTTTCAGGATGA